The following coding sequences are from one Polyodon spathula isolate WHYD16114869_AA chromosome 7, ASM1765450v1, whole genome shotgun sequence window:
- the LOC121318922 gene encoding zinc finger C4H2 domain-containing protein-like, which produces MADEQEIMCKLENIKEIRNKTIHMEKIKSRLKCEFESLESEEKHLKEYKQEMELLLQEKMAHVEELRLIHADINVMENTIKQSESDLSKLLESTRRLHEEYKPLKEHVDALRLTLGLQRLPDLCEEEEKLSLDYFEKQKAEWQTEPQEPPIPESLAAAAAAAQQLQVARKQDTRQTATFRQQPPPMKACLSCHQQIHRNAPICPLCKAKSRSRNPKKPKRKQDE; this is translated from the exons ATGGCGGATGAGCAGGAGATAATGTGCAAATTGGAAAACATCAAGGAAATCAG aaataagACCATTCATATGGAGAAGATTAAGTCCCGGCTGAAGTGCGAGTTTGAATCGCTGGAGTCGGAGGAGAAGCACCTGAAGGAATACAAGCAGGAGATGGAGTTGCTGCTGCAGGAGAAGATGGCTCACGTGGAGGAGCTGCGCCTCATTCATGCCGACATCAATGTG ATGGAGAACACTATCAAGCAGTCGGAGAGCGACCTGAGCAAGCTGCTGGAGTCGACGCGGCGCCTTCACGAGGAGTACAAGCCGCTGAAGGAGCACGTGGACGCGCTGCGCTTGACCCTGGGGCTGCAGAGACTGCCGGacctgtgtgaggaggaggagaagctGTCGCTCGA CTACTTTGAGAAGCAGAAAGCGGAGTGGCAGACAGAGCCTCAGGAGCCGCCCATCCCCGAGTCTTTGGCAGCTGCTGCCGCCGCCGCGCAGCAGCTCCAGGTGGCACGGAAACAGGACACGAGACAGACTGCCACCTTCAGACAGCAGCCGCCACCAATGAAG GCTTGCCTGTCCTGCCACCAGCAGATCCACAGGAACGCGCCAATCTGCCCTCTGTGCAAAGCCAAGAGCCGCTCACGCAACCCCAAGAAACCCAAGAGGAAGCAGGACGAATAG
- the LOC121318923 gene encoding probable ribonuclease ZC3H12B: protein MVLELAAPARAGPLLQRCIPHIERVFRVRVSHSSAESNCGSAVASSSIRLNIGEGEEGDCRKAKDYIVSLVSPEHRIKERLTLALRKRLLTVKSTIEYDSQAVVEIKENALEISGGEHNVMTAWSMVKKLKMEKWSSREEVNVLRETAADCSAESEDGTSSESETEPACNKKREPLINNKPHRQLCRSPCLDRPSFSQSSILQDLRADDARAASCKLSLDKEYQAKMDFALKLGYSGEQIQTVLNKLGADALINDILAELVRLGNKGDIDTQSNACTSSSMLVPRGPCTKEIASPEISLEEEAVDNLDNLRPIVIDGSNVAMSHGNKEVFSCRGIQLAVDWFLEKGHKDITVFVPAWRKEQSRPDAPITDQEILRKLEKEKILVFTPSRRVQGRRVVCYDDRFIVKLACESDGIIVSNDNYRDLQNEKPEWKKFIEERLLMYSFVNDKFMPPDDPLGRHGPSLENFLRKRPVIPEHKKQPCPYGKKCTYGHKCKYYHPERANQSQRSVADELRAFAKLSAVKTMSEGALAKCGTGPATAKGESSSEVKRIAPKRQSDPSIRSVACEQEERLSAARKPEASSVPSLVSALSVPTMQPAKSHAAGALNTRSASSPVPGSSQFSQCSSLEHMSSVQYPPILVTNSHGTSISYSEQYPKYDTGGADHGYYSMLSDFSNLSLGSMHNSDSFYSMEQEHGMYTRNPSPCPDPCISHSSNESSYSYGDMYMSSGDGGPEENVKCHLSPSQNRLQPFSHGFHEALKRVQSYGPDEPKQAPRKQSVSHLAPHVQHPVVGARSSCPGDYPIPENVHPSSTSQPSRALGMTRMDSISDSRLYESNPMRQRRPPLCREQHASWDPLPCGTESYGYHSYPLSSNLMQPYYERVMVRSMPEKMEQTWRSPWEGMPAEPQERHVIPEHQYQTYRNLCNIFPQYIVHSVMEKNPHMTDPQQLAAVIVTKLRSGR from the exons ATGGTTTTGGAGCTGGCAGCGCCCGCGAGAGCAGGCCCCCTGCTGCAGCGCTGTATCCCGCACATCGAGCGTGTTTTCCGGGTAAGGGTCAGCCACAGCTCCGCTGAGTCAAACTGCGGCAGCGCTGTCGCCAGCAGCAGCATTAGGCTGAATATCGGAGAGGGTGAAGAAGGCGACTGCAGAAAGGCAAAA GACTATATAGTTTCACTTGTCTCTCCGGAGCACAGAATAAAGGAACGCTTAACATTAGCGTTGCGTAAACGGCTGCTGACAGTGAAATCCACCATTGAGTATGACTCGCAGGCTGTTGTGGAGATAAAAGAAAATGCTCTTGAGATTTCGGGCGGCGAGCACAACGTAATGACGGCCTGGTCCATGGTGAAGAAGTTGAAAATGGAGAaatggtcctccagagaagaagTGAACGTTCTCAGAGAGACAGCAGCAGACTGCAGCGCAGAGTCTGAGGACGGCACAAGCTCCGAGAGCGAAACTGAGCCAGCGTGCAACAAGAAGAGGGAGCCACTAATCAACAACAAGCCCCACCGCCAGCTCTGCCGCTCCCCCTGCCTGGACCGGCCTAGCTTCTCCCAGAGCAGCATCCTGCAGGACCTCCGAGCCGACGACGCCAGGGCAGCCAGCTGCAAGCTCAGCCTGGATAAGGAGTACCAGGCCAAAATGGATTTTGCTTTGAAGCTGGGGTATTCTGGTGAACAGATCCAGACTGTACTTAACAAACTGGGTGCTGACGCCCTCATTAATGACATTCTGGCGGAACTTGTGAGGCTGGGCAATAAGGGCGACATAGACACACAGAGTAACGCATGCACGAGCTCAAGCATGTTGGTACCTCGGGGCCCCTGTACAAAGGAAATCGCCAGCCCAGAAATCTCATTGGAAGAGGAAGCAGTGGACAATTTAGACAATTTGAGACCAATAGTGATTGACGGGTCTAATGTGGCTATGAG tCATGGAAACAAAGAGGTGTTCTCTTGTCGTGGGATCCAGCTGGCTGTCGACTGGTTTCTGGAGAAGGGGCACAAAGACATCACAGTGTTCGTGCCAGCGTGGAGGAAGGAGCAGTCCAGACCCGACGCACCAATCACAG ATCAGGAGATCCTGAGAAAGCTTGAAAAGGAGAAGATTCTTGTATTCACACCTTCACGAAGAGTCCAGGGGAGGAGGGTGGTGTGCTACGATGATCGCTTTATTGTGAAGCTGGCATGTGAATCTGATGGCATCATTGTGTCCAATGATAATTACCGGGATCTGCAGAATGAGAAACCAGAGTGGAAGAAGTTCATAGAAGAGCGGCTCTTAATGTACTCCTTTGTAAACGACAA GTTTATGCCACCTGATGATCCTTTGGGGCGTCATGGTCCAAGTTTGGAAAATTTTCTCAGAAAACGACCAGTTATTCCTGAACATAAGAAACAACCCTGTCCATACg GAAAAAAGTGCACATATGGGCACAAATGCAAATACTACCACCCAGAGCGTGCTAACCAGTCACAGAGATCAGTAGCAGATGAGTTGCGGGCTTTTGCCAAGTTGTCTGCTGTGAAAACCATGAGTGAAGGTGCCCTGGCAAAGTGTGGCACTGGGCCTGCCACAGCTAAAGGAGAGAGCAGCTCTGAAGTGAAACGCATTGCTCCCAAGCGTCAGTCAGACCCCAGCATCCGCTCAGTGGCCTGTGAGCAAGAAGAAAGGCTGTCGGCAGCTCGCAAACCTGAGGCTAGCTCTGTGCCTTCTCTTGTGTCTGCTCTCAGCGTGCCAACAATGCAGCCAGCCAAAAGCCACGCTGCTGGTGCCTTGAACACCCGCTCCGCCAGCAGCCCCGTGCCGGGTTCTTCACAGTTCTCTCAGTGCTCGTCGCTGGAACACATGTCTAGTGTGCAGTATCCACCTATCCTGGTCACCAACAGCCATGGCACCTCCATCAGCTACTCGGAACAATACCCCAAGTACGACACAGGGGGTGCTGATCACGGCTACTACTCCATGTTGAGCGACTTCTCAAATCTGAGCCTCGGCAGCATGCACAACTCAGACAGTTTCTACAGCATGGAACAGGAGCACGGCATGTACACAAGAAACCCCAGCCCTTGCCCTGATCCTTGTATTAGCCATTCGAGTAACGAATCCTCCTACTCCTATGGGGACATGTACATGAGTTCAGGGGATGGAGGTCCAGAGGAAAACGTCAAGTGCCACCTGTCGCCTTCTCAGAACAGGCTGCAGCCATTTTCCCATGGCTTTCACGAGGCTTTAAAAAGAGTGCAGAGTTACGGACCCGACGAGCCCAAACAGGCGCCACGCAAGCAGTCAGTTTCTCATCTAGCGCCGCATGTACAGCACCCCGTGGTCGGGGCCCGTTCGAGCTGCCCTGGGGACTATCCCATACCTGAGAACGTCCACCCGTCCTCGACTTCACAGCCGAGTCGTGCTTTAGGCATGACCAGGATGGACAGTATATCAGACTCCAGACTCTATGAGAGCAACCCCATGAGACAAAGGAGGCCTCCGCTGTGCAGGGAGCAGCATGCCAGCTGGGACCCCCTTCCCTGTGGCACTGAATCCTATGGGTACCACTCTTACCCCTTAAGCAGCAACCTCATGCAGCCTTACTACGAGCGCGTGATGGTGCGAAGCATGCCTGAGAAGATGGAACAGACGTGGAGGTCCCCATGGGAAGGCATGCCTGCAGAGCCTCAGGAACGCCATGTTATCCCAGAGCACCAGTACCAGACCTACCGCAATCTCTGCAACATTTTCCCACAGTATATTGTTCACTCCGTTATGGAGAAGAATCCTCACATGACAGACCCCCAGCAGCTTGCAGCTGTGATAGTCACCAAGTTAAGGTCTGGGcgttaa